The genomic window ATTAGGACATAAAAACACAAGTGCTTGTGTTTTCTAGTGGTTTGACATAAATGAAAGCACCACGTTTCGGGTGTTGTAGCCTTTTGGTCACAGAGCCATTTATTCCAGTATTATGACTTGCAGTATTTTCAGCAAACCAACTAAAACTGTGATAGGAATTCATGCAAATAAGCTTAAATTTTGGCTTGTCTTCAAACACtccatttccataaatattttatgcaggTTTTcatgagtcttttatttttgttaaaaaaaaaattcaatgcattaacctcatcacaagtgcactatttcaaatataaaagaatgagtaTTACTCACAAACTTGGGGGTGGGAGGTtgtatatagtattatattttattattcaaattataGCTATCTCTTCTGCTGTATTCTGGTACTGGGAACGATAACTCAGACCTGAAAAGAATTTTGTGACTGTAAACCGTTTTTACAGAACAAGGTAaatgggagtggggaaggggtgggaaggAGAAATCTTTAAGGATATAGATTTCTCTTCAAAGCATGTTTTGAGTTGTATAAAGAGAGccacttatttttctcagaaattttGCTTTTAATGGATTGGGCTCCCTTGCATTTCAGtatgatggaaaatattttttaacttttattttaaaaaagatttatcttttaaatatggAGACAAAACAGAGTATTCTAGAAGCAGGTCACTACTTTTCAGTGGTACTTTTATTATATGTTACTTTGTTAAAGAATTCTACCCAATGGATAAGCACAAAAATTGGGGGGAGGGTGGCTATTTGGAAACTTCCtagttaattttgtttcttctacaTATATTGATTTTTACCATGTAATAGCATtttgtctaaaaatatttttaaaagacagtgtaAAACCAAAAAACCACATTAGACATAAGAGGAAGAATTAACTGGTGTGTGATTCTGGGTTGGGCTGGTGTATTATGTAAATGATCTGCTTGCAAGCTTATCTCCCCAAGCGTAGGATAACTGTGTTACCCCACCACTGACCACCTTGACACATtccatttatattacattttctttaggaCTGAAAAAGAACATTGGAGGTTTAAGACCAGCTGCTTCTGTTTAAACCCAACTGTTTCAGAGCTGTAGCCACATAGCTAGGGTCTGATGTCATCTCAAGGCTGGACATAATATATTCTAACTGATCCTAAAAGTATATGCATGCCTCCCCTTCTGTGCATAATTCCCACGATAGACTATATTTTAGAGATGTACTCAGAGACACTGTGACGTTCAAATAAAGAAACCCATACCACCACACCATTTCCCCACATTAGTAATTATTTTGGTCCcattttcttctgatattttcatGACTCTTAATTAAAAGAATTCAAGGACACACTAAATACTCATGTAAGAATGATAACATTTCTGGTTATACCTACGGAGATGCAGGCTGTCTCGATGTCCTGGACCTATGGTTCTTTCCATCCGtaaatttctgtttctatattggataaatatgtgtgtatgaagATAATATATTGATTTATTAAAAAGCCACAAGGCaaagcagaaatatatatataacagaagcTGCGGCTTCTAAGTGAAGCTTCATGAGGAAGCAGGGAATTGTGTACATAGTTAACTTATTCACACCTAGATGCATGGGacaacatacatacacacatacacagcacaGAGAAAAATGGCGTGCATTACTGGGTAAGATGGCATATGATTCTGCATGCTTAATCATAACAAGCACCAACTGCAATAATCCTTCATGAGCATGGCAGCTTGGTTTTCTCATGGTCACTGTGGACGATCTTTACAGtgtatcaaaaacattttttaatgctaAGTCCAACATGACTggcaccctccacccccagcaggAGCAGCCAATGGAGATTTACTGACCTGTCTCTGCTTCGGCGAGAGGGGAAGGCAGCATTGCAGCCAGCCACCGTGCAGACATGCATCTCTTTTAAGTGAACATTCCTGTAGTGAAGCTTCACACTGTAGGAGCTTTTGAAACTCTTCTTGCACACGTAACAGATTTTGGGATCTGGACTAGAACACAGGTCACCTTCTGGGGAGAACTTTTGAGGGCTGCCATAATTCAGAGACGATGTAAAACTTTCATGCAGGGCTGCCATGCTGGCACCCCCACCATTGTACAGTCCATACTGGCTCATGTAAAACATGTCATAAGTGGGATCTGTAAATTCTTCCTTTACCTTGATGACATCTTGGTGAGAAGGCTCACTGTGGTTCTCATCGGGCCTCTCACTGCTCATTAGGACTTTCTCGCTCACTTCACTGTGAATGTGCTCATCCCCTTCCATTGACTCCTCACCTAGTTTGGGCTCTGAAGACTCTGACTCATTCTCATAGTCCCGCTCAGGTTCTTGGTCCTCAGAAGTCATGCTGTCAGCCCTTCTTATTTCCGTCCTTGAAATGCACCGGGTCCTGCTATGTTTAGAAAAGTCCTTCACAGACATGCCTGGACTCATCTCTTCTTGGGAGTGGCAATGATTGTCATGGCTCACATTGTTGACCACAGCCCCACCATCGTTAGggtcatcatcttcatcatcaaaCTCATCAGCGGTATCAATGATTTCCTTCTCAATCTTCACAGGCATGCTGGACTTCCTGGGCTTCTTCTTGGGTGCCAGGTCCGCACTGGGCTCATGAGTGGCCATCATCACTATGGGTGCTGTGGGCTCAGAGGGTGGTGGGGGGTGCTGCTCTATGGTACCACTGGCTGGAATGATGGGACTGGTTGGGAGGGAGGTTGGAGGGCTCACCATTTCCCCCGGAGTGAGTAaacttctataaaatggaggaaCTGGTTGTACAGTCTTTAGCCCAGAAAACACCAGCTGGCTAGGCAGAGGATTCTGTAAGACAGGGTCTAGTGGGGGAGTGGTAAAACCCATTGGGGGCCGGCCAGGGCTTGTGAGTGTGAGATTTGATTTTGTACTTGCTATGACAGGGGTGGCAGCTCCTGATGTGGCCCGAATTAAATCTTTGTCTCGGTTATTTCGTAGCATGGGCATGTGAAGGCGAGGATTAGGGTTTGCACTGTGGCGATTTCGGCTTCGGAGAGAGCTAAAGACCATGTTGCAACCTTCAATGGTGCATCGGTGTTTGATCTTCAGGTGAACAGCATTATAATGAATTTTGAGAGTACCTTTGTCATAGAACGTCTTCCCACATGCATTACAGAACACTCTTCCTTTCCTGGAGGCTGACCCCATCCTTCTCATCCGGTGAATCCGGAATGAGCTTTTTGGGTGTTCAGTTTTGGTCAGATCACTGACTGGGGCAGAATTCTGAATGGGGGATACACAGGCTGGCTCGGTTTTGGGCTCCACATTAGTAATGCTGGTCAGGGCATTTCTATTGGGAGTCTGATCATTCTTATAAGGTGTGGGAGATACTTCAGATTCACTGCTCTCATTGTATTCATTCTGGGTTGAAAGGCTGGGTTCCCGCAGCCTCAGTCCTGGCTGCTCCAACAGTAACCCATTTGGAGGCAATCCTAGCAGTGGGGCTGAGACTGGGTTTATGTATTGGAATGGAAGCAGAAATGCAAGGCTGTTGGGGATGTTTTCGAAGTGATGAATGCTGGAAGGGTTGCTGTTCTCTAGGTGAGCAAGAAGGCTGGGACTCCGGGTGCGATTATTGCTCTCAATGAAAGTCCTTATGTCTGAGTCTGTTTTTGAAGACGGTACAGCTACGGCCTGCCCTTCCTTCTCCTGAATTGCCATCAGCTCCACAATGGACTTGGTTTCTCCAAACCGCAGAAACTGCTGAAGGGTGATGATTTCCTCTTCTCGAGACATGATGGCCCAGCGGTCCAGTACCTTGCCGGCAGCATCctagaggccacatcaaagaaataacaaagataaacacaaaaactTATTGATTCTGCATAATTATTCAATGCAACTGAAGGCTCTCTGCCTGCTCATGAACACTGAGAGTGACAGCAGAAAACACGCAAGCACTGTTCATAAAAGTCAACCCAGAAAGCAAACTTTTCTGCCATGCAATTGTAGTAATTAGAGTCACAGTTAGAGAAACAGATTTGAGTTTAAtatcaaagcaaacaaaatgtaGACCATTGGGGCTCTGTGATCTAACATGCCTTTTTACTGCTATTTTAACAACAATGGTCTATACAGTATGCAATTATCTAGCACATATTAGTATAAGATGTGAACTCTTGTGCAACCcagtaaaaacacacaaaaaatggtaCCTTAATCTGTATTAAATAGTGACACCATAGGAAGAGATTAAATACATTTTGTGAAATTTACCTCTTTGATACAAGCAGACATGATACTGGCTTCAGCGATGAAAATTCCTTTAAATTGGAGCTATTATATAACTTtccgaattaaaaaaaaatgaaaaaagtagctTTGCCTTCTGTTGCCCCCATTActaaactgtatttttttctctttaatgccCGGATTTTAGTGTCATTTACTAATAGACAATCTCATAAGGTAGAGTTAAGAAAAAACAGTGATTTCACTTTTCCCGAAAATTGATTGTAATCCTATGATTCAAAGTTTGAGTTAGACTTTAAGTATTTGACTTCTGATGATCTTGTTATAAATGGCAGTTATAGATATTTAGAAAGTAAACATGTGATGGATTTAGATagaataaatgtgtaaaaatgtTGTCTCTTAACATCCCCCTCTGATAGCAAAGGGAGTCCACAGAGAATACACATCAGTAATCACCAGACTATGTGTtgttaaatatacattaaaaagcaTTTCACACTTTCATTTTTGCTAGTAACTATGAGATTTGCCTGGAGGTAGGACTTAAAAATCCTGCAATCCAATGTCAGGCAATCCATTTCAGCATGGATTGAGAGAAATGTATTCAAACACTTAAATAATGACTCCATCATTTTCTAGAGCACATCTTCTTCCTAACTAGGACAGGACACTTGGCAATCCCTGTGAATAATACTTGCCCCAACCTGCCTATCAATTTAAGAAAgcagaaaattttcttaaaaaaaccaaattagGTACTaactacaaaagagaaaaaccataacATTACAATGAAGAAACCTAGCAGATACCACCTTAACCACATAATCAAAGTCAACATCACCAGTATGAGTATCATCATGTACCTCCTGATATATACTGACAAGGGCATAACATCCCTTTCTTGCCAAAAAATGTATAACCTCAATCTAAATCATGACAAAACATCAGATAAATCAAAATTGTAAAGCATTCTACAAAACAGTGTTAAGTACTCTTCAAAGTGTAAATgtcagtaaaattttttttaaaaaggactaaaGAATGGTTACAGATTGGAGGGAGCCAAGAAAACATGACAAATAAATATGAGATTCTAGAGATATTAGACTAGAAAAAGGTCTTTAGAAGGCAACCTGGCAAATTTGAATAAATCTCTAGATCAGTTAATAGTATGGTACCAACCTAAATTTCTTAGTTTCATCAGCTGTGCTATGTTTATGTAGAATGTGTCATTAGGGGAAGCAGGATAAAGGGAACTATATACTATTTTTGCAATGGAAAATTCTGTCTTATAGATGGTTTTATTCAGCCTTGTGATATAAAATTCTCTCTGGACCACAGTTGTCTGAACCATGACAACTACTTTGATTGTAAGGAGAtacttatcatttatttaaattactctACAAAACAGAAGCTCTAATAGTTATGTGCGATTCCTTATAAGGCTCACTCTAGCACTCTATCATTTTACATAAAGTATACATGTGGGTATGTGCATGTAGGTATCCAAATCCTACGAAAATTatccctcttttatcttgtaGATAATATGAACTTTCAGATTAAATATCCTCATGCAGCTATATGCTCAGATATATAATGATGTGTATACACGGTGATGCtggatgatcctggagtcctacaacagccagtttttaaaaagtatcaatcAAAACAATTGGTCTCCCTTACATCATTTTTTTAGAATAGGGGAAAGCAAGGGGGAGCATTGGTGCTGTAggtaaatagagaaataaattgtGATTTTGTATAGATTATCTCATTTGAACCTCATAATAGCTTCCAGATCTCAGCAAATTTGTAACAGATGAGGGACCAGGGGTGAAGGAAAGGGGTATGGCTGGTTGAGGTTGCCAATATGCTAACTTGGGttctaggatttgaatccagaaatTCTGACTCTCAGTTCATGGAGTATAATGACTATCATCCATAATGCCATTTCCCAGGTGGACACACTGAATCTATGACAGTAAAGAATAGGACTTCTGCTGAACAAGGCTGGTCTCTGGAGCACTGTAATGTCCTCCTCTACAGTGTTTTTCTCTTACTATCAAATCCACTCTCTTGATTGTTCTTTTATGGAAGCTTTTACTGTGGATCGTTTCTCAGGCTGCAATGCGACCTGAGCAGCACACAGTCATTTCTTCTCAGGTAGCCTTCACCTAAGTCTGCATGTCGATAATGTACTTACACAGCTGGCCGCCTGTGGTATTAAAACAGCCCTTAGAAACCATGGCAACTGATCAAACCCACCTGAGGCATCTCCTTTCCATCACCCTCCTATCTTGTCTCCCCCAACAGAACACAGCAGTCCCATatggtttctcttttctcctggcCCGCCACAATGCCTGCTGCTATTTCTAAAACCACTGCCTTTCAGACCTCTTTTAGTCCTGAGTAGCTGTCTCCACTAAAATGGAACTGTTACGTTAAACCACTTACTTCTGGTGGAAGAGGTCCAGGTAAGCAAGATTTAGAACTCTGCTGGTAGCCTGAATCATAAAAGAGAAGCTTCATTTATACTCATAATGGCAACAGCGATTTATACTTACATAGGACAATATAACATCCTTGCAAACAAATATGCTTGGGAACAGGACAAACATCCACATTATCCATTCAAACTGGGGTCCCCCTGACAGGGCACCCTGAATCCAGGCAATATATAGTGCCACAGAAGTTCCTTCCAAAGAAGCCACCATTCATATTTGATCAAAAGTATCTAGTATCATCACGCTCATAAATAGAGCAactgcagaaagaaaaatgctagTAATGACTATCTGTTTTAGTACATCTTTGGATAAACTGGCTGAATGGGAGTTGGAAGTCATCAAAGTGCAAAAAGAACCTGGGGTTCTTTTCTCCTGAAGATCtcagtaacagagagagagagaagcatgctctgGATGCAGTGATTCTTAAAACAGTGGCTTGAGACTCCTGGGTCAAGGCAAGAATTTCCACAAGTGGTCTATATGTTTTTCAAAAAGGACcagtgtcaattttttttttaaaccaacctTCAAATAATTGGGAGTAATCATTTAGAAGGCTTTGAGATAATGTGACATCTGCTGcagcaacaaaaaaaagatttttaaaaataatttatttttattttattcaacttAAATATTTGCTCAAAACTGATGGTGGGGTATGGGTCCTTCTTCATAGACAAATCGAGAAGTACAGATCTAAAATCTCAGCCCCTTTGGCACGTCAAATAAACTTTACCAGAGTGAATAAAAGCCAAAAGAAGAGTTAGGTATTGTCAAAGAAgaacattaataaaacaaaattcagtctGGTAGACCACTATGAATGTGGGTTGACCAACATTCATACTGGACATGGGTCTACGCAGGAATAATATACATCACATCAGAGTGTGTAAAGTACTCTTGTCTTTCCCATTCCATTTCGGAGTCTGTGGGTCAGTTTCTTAAGGCTTTTCCCATTTGTAACCAGAGTTCAGTGATCTTTAAACCTTTTCACTGGGAATTGTTAtttacaaaatgaggataataagacTTACCCTGTTAAGAGAAATGCAAGGTATTATTATAAGTATTGATTTCTTGTGAAATAACCAGCTATACTATTCATTAAAAGATGAGTGAAACCAAATATCCTAACTTATAAACCAGTTTTACTGGGTTCAGAAAAAGTATAAGACActtgaaatatttacatataagtattttaaatgaagagacttccttttattattttgttggaACCAGTGATTATCACTCAGTAGAAATCTGGCACCTATATGGCTCTGCAGAATGCTTTTTAGAAATCTTTTGTAGTAGAGTCAACTGTCATGGTTTCAATGGTTttatttaagtcctttttttcacattaaaatacTGTATATGACCTGCAGTTTTAAGATCAAAGTAAGTTTGGTTCTTCTTACTTAAGGAAAGGATGTAAAGAGATGGAAGAGGGACAAGATAAGAAACTTTGGGATAAGTAGATTGTCAGATGACCTCAAGCCTACAAAACTCCTCAGCCCCAAAAGGAACCCATCTGTGTTCATGGCAGGCCACTACATGCCAAAGCACAGGGAGGAAAATAATGCCTTTCTTTCTGTCCATGCATGTAAATGAAGGAGGAACAGTGAATACAGTAGAGATCTAGGACTTATTTGTTCTAGCATTACtcaaattattaagaaattaagcaaacagtttaactctaaaaaaaaaaaaaagacaggcagagaatagtttaattttctatttttactccATGAATTTCTTGTCAGTCAAATTTAaggcatatatttaaaaataatcctaaaatgattagctaaaaatatttcctctttgatataattttaaatctcTTAATTAAATGATATTGAGCTATAGAAAATGTTGACCATCTAGTACAAGATCAGAGGTTTATGCGATGTACTTTTTGATTTCATGTCTAGATTTGAAGTATGCTATCTTAAgaaagtattcctttttttttttttaaggttttattcatttattcatgagagacacagagagagaggcagagagataggcagagggagaagtaggctccatgcagggagcctgatgtgggactcaatcccaaatcccgggccaaaggcagatagatgctcaactgctgagccacccaggcgtcccattaagACAGTATTCCAAATAACCATATTGGCTACTTATTTTTATGACCAGTTTCCAATTGGAATTTTGTACTGTTTATCCTTCAGGATTAATTCAAATATCAAGGCAAGAGGAATAGGGTTGGGTAGAAGTTAGAGAGTTACCAAATTTCAAGACTATGTAGCTTGGCACTCTATCCGGTAAAATTTAACAGTAATTGCAGAGTTAAAAATTGATGAAACAATGCTATGAATCATAAATTTTACCTGGTTTTCTAGATGTTTAAGTCTTAAGGGTAAACAAAGGATGAGAGAGCTAGATGAAGGAATATCAATAAACACTTAAAAGGAATAAACTAGTGatacaaagtaaaatatgaaGGACTCTCAAAAGCattaatgtttaaaagaaagagattagACTCAAAAGGCTACCCATTCTACCATTCTGATCACGGAAATTCTGGGAAAGGTAAGACTGAACAGAAggaagatcagtggttgccaaggagtgagggaggggagaagggctgACTGCAAAGAACACTGAGGAACTTTGTGGGGTGATGGAAACGTTCTAGATCATGACTATATACACTTTAATACACATGAATATATACACTTAAAATCAGTATGTTTCACTGTATGCAAAATATGCCTTAATGAAGTCGACTTAAAACATTAACTCATATAAATTGCATTAAATCATACTCAGAACTCGAGAATTCATaaatttccctatttttttttttttttttacagattttatttatttattagagacagagagagagatgcagagacacaggcagagggagaagcaggctccacgcagggagcccgacacaggactcgattccgggtctccaggatcacgtcccaggccgcaggcggcgctaaaccgctgcgccaccaggactgcccaaatttcccatttatatatcatcttatttcttgtttcctgccttgttttgTGGCCAGAATAACAAACACACACGTCTCTCCCATCAGTAGGGTATGCCCCATAATCCACTGTGACATTGGAAGTAaacaaaagttttcctttttctttttttaacctaaaagatttttattaatattttatttttttaaatatttcttttatttatttagaaataaagacacacatagagagggagaggcagagacacaggcaagagggagaagcaggctccatgcaggaagcctgatgtgggactcaatcccaggtctccagaatcatgccctgggctgaaggcaggtgctgaaccactgagccacccagggatccccttactaatattttatatgtggCTTTACAGCAATATGTTAAACTAACTTAGAAATAGTTGTACATATATTAAGCTCCAAGCTCATATATTTTTACCAAAGGGGTGTTCAGTCATAAAAACTAGAGATTGCTTCCCTACAGTTAATACGGACACGTGGCAGACAGGTAGTATAGGCACACACATCTTCACCAACCCTTCGGATGATGTTGATGAGGAACTGTCAGCTAATTCACCTTAGCTCTCCTCTACTTCGTGCTAGACTCTTGGTTAGGTGGACATGTGTCAGGATGTGACCcagaaattaggaaatatatcATATAATTGCTGGGTCACCTCAGGAGCAAGCGATGGGCTCAGACCATTATCTCAATGATATAAACAGGGGTATTCCATCAACTTAACAGATGGGGTCTGAGAACAAAGAGATCATGAGTGCCACTCGTGGGTGGAGAGGGCAGACTGAGGACTAGAAGTAGCAAGAGTTTTAGGGAGATATTCTGTGGAAAGGAAGCCTTTGAACATtacacatgtttaaaaaaaatcatagaagtcATAAAACTTTCAGCCCTCCTTTGTCCCATTCTCCCACTGGTTACCTGTTTTAGAACTTAGATGGGTCTGTATGTAACATGCAGATATTTCCATTCAAACAGTTTACCTAAAATCAAGCCATTgtgaaaacttttttcttcagCCAAAAAACTGGTCTGGGTGCTCCCCACTTACATCACG from Canis lupus familiaris isolate Mischka breed German Shepherd chromosome 11, alternate assembly UU_Cfam_GSD_1.0, whole genome shotgun sequence includes these protein-coding regions:
- the BNC2 gene encoding zinc finger protein basonuclin-2 isoform X2, which codes for MPFVLFSLDFLKQNSERPPVCVCVYAQDTHSEEAEVDVRERETQRDREPKRARDLTLRASWTDNSMQFGTRTTTAEPGFMGTWQNADTNLLFRMSQQVPVACAGRVLGADFCPNLEEPDQRLEVQAIRCTLVNCTCECFQPGKINLRTCDQCKHGWVAHALDKLSTQHLYHPTQVEIVQSNVVFDISSLMLYGTQAVPVRLKILLDRLFSVLKQEEVLHILHGLGWTLRDYVRGYILQDAAGKVLDRWAIMSREEEIITLQQFLRFGETKSIVELMAIQEKEGQAVAVPSSKTDSDIRTFIESNNRTRSPSLLAHLENSNPSSIHHFENIPNSLAFLLPFQYINPVSAPLLGLPPNGLLLEQPGLRLREPSLSTQNEYNESSESEVSPTPYKNDQTPNRNALTSITNVEPKTEPACVSPIQNSAPVSDLTKTEHPKSSFRIHRMRRMGSASRKGRVFCNACGKTFYDKGTLKIHYNAVHLKIKHRCTIEGCNMVFSSLRSRNRHSANPNPRLHMPMLRNNRDKDLIRATSGAATPVIASTKSNLTLTSPGRPPMGFTTPPLDPVLQNPLPSQLVFSGLKTVQPVPPFYRSLLTPGEMVSPPTSLPTSPIIPASGTIEQHPPPPSEPTAPIVMMATHEPSADLAPKKKPRKSSMPVKIEKEIIDTADEFDDEDDDPNDGGAVVNNVSHDNHCHSQEEMSPGMSVKDFSKHSRTRCISRTEIRRADSMTSEDQEPERDYENESESSEPKLGEESMEGDEHIHSEVSEKVLMSSERPDENHSEPSHQDVIKVKEEFTDPTYDMFYMSQYGLYNGGGASMAALHESFTSSLNYGSPQKFSPEGDLCSSPDPKICYVCKKSFKSSYSVKLHYRNVHLKEMHVCTVAGCNAAFPSRRSRDRHSANINLHRKLLTKELDDMGLDSAQPSLSKDLRDEFLMKIYGAQHPLGLDVREDASSPAGTEDSHLNGYGRGMAEDYMVLDLSTTSSLQSSSSIHSSRESDAGSDEGILLDDIDGASDSGESAHKAEAPALPGSLGAEVSGSLMFNSLSGSNGGIMCNICHKMYSNKGTLRVHYKTVHLREMHKCKVPGCNMMFSSVRSRNRHSQNPNLHKNIPFTSVD
- the BNC2 gene encoding zinc finger protein basonuclin-2 isoform X3 — translated: MPFVLFSLDFLKQNSERPPVCVCVYAQDTHSEEAEVDVRERETQRDREPKRARDLTLRASWTDNSMQFGTRTTTAEPGFMGTWQNADTNLLFRMSQQVPVACAGRVLGADFCPNLEEPDQRLEVQAIRCTLVNCTCECFQPGKINLRTCDQCKHGWVAHALDKLSTQHLYHPTQVEIVQSNVVFDISSLMLYGTQAVPVRLKILLDRLFSVLKQEEVLHILHGLGWTLRDYVRGYILQDAAGKVLDRWAIMSREEEIITLQQFLRFGETKSIVELMAIQEKEGQAVAVPSSKTDSDIRTFIESNNRTRSPSLLAHLENSNPSSIHHFENIPNSLAFLLPFQYINPVSAPLLGLPPNGLLLEQPGLRLREPSLSTQNEYNESSESEVSPTPYKNDQTPNRNALTSITNVEPKTEPACVSPIQNSAPVSDLTKTEHPKSSFRIHRMRRMGSASRKGRVFCNACGKTFYDKGTLKIHYNAVHLKIKHRCTIEGCNMVFSSLRSRNRHSANPNPRLHMPMLRNNRDKDLIRATSGAATPVIASTKSNLTLTSPGRPPMGFTTPPLDPVLQNPLPSQLVFSGLKTVQPVPPFYRSLLTPGEMVSPPTSLPTSPIIPASGTIEQHPPPPSEPTAPIVMMATHEPSADLAPKKKPRKSSMPVKIEKEIIDTADEFDDEDDDPNDGGAVVNNVSHDNHCHSQEEMSPGMSVKDFSKHSRTRCISRTEIRRADSMTSEDQEPERDYENESESSEPKLGEESMEGDEHIHSEVSEKVLMSSERPDENHSEPSHQDVIKVKEEFTDPTYDMFYMSQYGLYNGGGASMAALHESFTSSLNYGSPQKFSPEGDLCSSPDPKICYVCKKSFKSSYSVKLHYRNVHLKEMHVCTVAGCNAAFPSRRSRDSANINLHRKLLTKELDDMGLDSAQPSLSKDLRDEFLMKIYGAQHPLGLDVREDASSPAGTEDSHLNGYGRGMAEDYMVLDLSTTSSLQSSSSIHSSRESDAGSDEGILLDDIDGASDSGESAHKAEAPALPGSLGAEVSGSLMFNSLSGSNGGIMCNICHKMYSNKGTLRVHYKTVHLREMHKCKVPGCNMMFSSVRSRNRHSQNPNLHKNIPFTSVD
- the BNC2 gene encoding zinc finger protein basonuclin-2 isoform X6, yielding MPFVLFSLDFLKQNSERPPVCVCVYAQDTHSEEAEVDVRERETQRDREPKRARDLTLRASWTDNSMQFGTRTTTAEPGFMGTWQNADTNLLFRMSQQAIRCTLVNCTCECFQPGKINLRTCDQCKHGWVAHALDKLSTQHLYHPTQVEIVQSNVVFDISSLMLYGTQAVPVRLKILLDRLFSVLKQEEVLHILHGLGWTLRDYVRGYILQDAAGKVLDRWAIMSREEEIITLQQFLRFGETKSIVELMAIQEKEGQAVAVPSSKTDSDIRTFIESNNRTRSPSLLAHLENSNPSSIHHFENIPNSLAFLLPFQYINPVSAPLLGLPPNGLLLEQPGLRLREPSLSTQNEYNESSESEVSPTPYKNDQTPNRNALTSITNVEPKTEPACVSPIQNSAPVSDLTKTEHPKSSFRIHRMRRMGSASRKGRVFCNACGKTFYDKGTLKIHYNAVHLKIKHRCTIEGCNMVFSSLRSRNRHSANPNPRLHMPMLRNNRDKDLIRATSGAATPVIASTKSNLTLTSPGRPPMGFTTPPLDPVLQNPLPSQLVFSGLKTVQPVPPFYRSLLTPGEMVSPPTSLPTSPIIPASGTIEQHPPPPSEPTAPIVMMATHEPSADLAPKKKPRKSSMPVKIEKEIIDTADEFDDEDDDPNDGGAVVNNVSHDNHCHSQEEMSPGMSVKDFSKHSRTRCISRTEIRRADSMTSEDQEPERDYENESESSEPKLGEESMEGDEHIHSEVSEKVLMSSERPDENHSEPSHQDVIKVKEEFTDPTYDMFYMSQYGLYNGGGASMAALHESFTSSLNYGSPQKFSPEGDLCSSPDPKICYVCKKSFKSSYSVKLHYRNVHLKEMHVCTVAGCNAAFPSRRSRDRHSANINLHRKLLTKELDDMGLDSAQPSLSKDLRDEFLMKIYGAQHPLGLDVREDASSPAGTEDSHLNGYGRGMAEDYMVLDLSTTSSLQSSSSIHSSRESDAGSDEGILLDDIDGASDSGESAHKAEAPALPGSLGAEVSGSLMFNSLSGSNGGIMCNICHKMYSNKGTLRVHYKTVHLREMHKCKVPGCNMMFSSVRSRNRHSQNPNLHKNIPFTSVD